From a single Synergistaceae bacterium genomic region:
- a CDS encoding 4Fe-4S binding protein, producing the protein MAKKGRIEVFEQFCKSCGLCVAACPVKVLRISERTNAKGYRPVEQFKDGCIGCGMCAMSCPDAAIEVYATEE; encoded by the coding sequence GTGGCAAAGAAGGGACGCATCGAGGTTTTTGAGCAATTCTGCAAGAGTTGCGGGCTTTGCGTGGCCGCCTGCCCTGTGAAGGTGCTGCGGATTTCCGAGAGGACTAACGCAAAGGGCTATCGCCCGGTGGAGCAGTTCAAGGACGGATGCATCGGGTGCGGGATGTGCGCCATGTCCTGTCCGGACGCGGCGATTGAAGTTTATGCCACGGAAGAGTAG
- the fmt gene encoding methionyl-tRNA formyltransferase has product MWFFGTGAFAADCLRHIVKHVDFDLIVTNPPSRAGRGLKRIPSPVEKTCDDLRLSVLHSSNVSEESILSTKLSECPPGAILVVDFGQKIREPFLSTPAWGCLNIHPSLLPEYRGAAPVQRALLNGEKVSGVSLFRLVDKMDAGPILLREKMELGETASAGEILEILAEKGSKLFIEGVECLCDESCVFREQDSEIASYAPKIEKQEAECRWTDPSRDFVNRVRAMNPSPGAYAMIEGKRLKIWEAVLHQYSGRPGEIVGFLDGCPIVAASNGSVVLLVVQPEGKRRMEAAEWARGSRLKKGDILH; this is encoded by the coding sequence TTGTGGTTCTTCGGAACCGGCGCCTTCGCCGCGGATTGCCTGCGTCATATTGTAAAACACGTTGATTTCGATCTCATCGTCACAAATCCACCCTCGCGCGCAGGGAGAGGCCTTAAAAGAATTCCTTCTCCCGTGGAAAAAACCTGCGACGATCTGAGGTTAAGCGTGCTTCACTCCTCGAATGTCTCCGAGGAGTCAATTCTGTCTACAAAACTCTCCGAATGCCCTCCTGGTGCGATTTTGGTAGTCGATTTCGGACAAAAGATCAGGGAACCCTTCTTATCGACGCCCGCCTGGGGGTGTCTCAACATACACCCGTCCCTGTTGCCCGAGTACAGGGGCGCCGCTCCGGTGCAGCGCGCCCTCCTCAACGGAGAGAAAGTCTCGGGCGTGTCTCTGTTCAGGCTTGTGGACAAGATGGACGCGGGGCCTATCCTGCTCCGGGAGAAGATGGAATTGGGCGAAACCGCCTCCGCCGGAGAAATATTGGAGATTCTTGCAGAAAAAGGTAGCAAACTTTTCATAGAGGGTGTAGAATGTCTTTGCGATGAGAGTTGTGTGTTTAGAGAGCAAGATTCTGAAATAGCCTCTTATGCGCCTAAGATTGAAAAACAGGAGGCTGAATGTCGTTGGACGGACCCGTCAAGGGACTTCGTTAACAGGGTCCGCGCCATGAACCCCTCGCCCGGTGCATACGCAATGATCGAGGGCAAGCGCTTGAAAATATGGGAAGCCGTTCTTCATCAGTATTCCGGACGCCCGGGAGAGATAGTGGGCTTTTTAGACGGATGTCCGATTGTGGCCGCTTCAAATGGCTCGGTGGTTCTTCTAGTCGTCCAGCCAGAAGGGAAAAGACGAATGGAAGCCGCCGAATGGGCCAGGGGAAGCCGCCTGAAGAAGGGGGATATTCTTCATTGA
- a CDS encoding 2-oxoglutarate oxidoreductase — MSEVKVYSRPKSWMPDVSSHYCPGCGHGIAHRLVCETLDELSIQDDAIGLAPVGCAAMIYDYIDTDFLEAPHGRAPAVATGIKTVRPDKVVYTYQGDGDLASIGMGEIVHAANRGQNLTVIFINNAIYGMTGGQMAPTTLVGQRASTCPLGRDVKVNGYPIRISEMLAALPAPGYIERVTVAQPKYIIKAKKAVKKAFQNQIDGKGFSLVEILSSCPTNWGMRPVEAFDWVVNTMMPYYPLGVFKDFD; from the coding sequence ATGAGTGAAGTGAAAGTATACTCACGTCCCAAGAGTTGGATGCCGGATGTAAGCAGCCACTATTGCCCTGGTTGCGGGCATGGAATCGCCCATCGCCTGGTGTGCGAGACCCTGGACGAGCTGAGCATACAGGATGACGCCATCGGACTCGCGCCGGTGGGCTGCGCGGCCATGATATATGACTACATCGACACGGACTTCCTAGAGGCGCCCCACGGGCGCGCCCCTGCCGTAGCCACCGGCATAAAGACAGTTCGCCCGGACAAGGTCGTCTACACCTACCAGGGGGACGGCGACCTCGCATCCATAGGGATGGGGGAGATCGTGCACGCGGCCAACAGGGGACAGAATCTGACCGTCATATTCATAAACAACGCGATATACGGCATGACGGGCGGACAGATGGCACCGACCACCCTCGTTGGTCAGAGGGCCTCCACGTGTCCTCTGGGTCGGGACGTCAAGGTGAACGGATACCCGATCAGGATCAGCGAGATGCTGGCCGCCCTTCCGGCGCCGGGCTACATCGAGCGAGTGACCGTGGCTCAGCCGAAGTACATTATCAAGGCCAAGAAGGCCGTGAAGAAGGCCTTCCAGAACCAGATCGACGGCAAGGGCTTTTCGCTGGTGGAGATACTCTCCTCCTGCCCGACGAACTGGGGGATGCGCCCGGTAGAGGCCTTCGACTGGGTCGTCAACACGATGATGCCCTACTACCCGCTTGGTGTCTTCAAGGACTTCGACTAG
- a CDS encoding 2-oxoacid:ferredoxin oxidoreductase subunit gamma, which translates to MSFFKTLLAAGFGGQGVMVLGQLVAYTGIEEGRHVTWIPSYGPEMRGGTANCGVVLSDDEIGSPVVDQADVLVVMNQPSLTKFIERLKPGGVLVFNSDLVEFDGSRDDIKLVGLPASEIAKELGSDRITNIVILGAVVESSGIV; encoded by the coding sequence ATGTCATTTTTCAAGACGCTTCTGGCAGCGGGGTTCGGCGGACAGGGAGTAATGGTCCTCGGCCAGCTCGTAGCCTATACCGGGATCGAAGAGGGCAGGCACGTCACCTGGATACCCTCCTACGGGCCGGAGATGAGAGGCGGGACCGCCAACTGCGGTGTCGTCCTCTCCGACGACGAGATCGGCTCCCCGGTGGTCGACCAGGCCGACGTCCTGGTGGTCATGAACCAGCCGTCCCTGACCAAGTTCATCGAGCGGCTTAAGCCGGGCGGGGTGCTGGTGTTCAACAGCGACCTCGTGGAGTTCGACGGCTCGCGCGACGACATCAAGCTGGTAGGGCTTCCGGCCAGCGAGATAGCAAAAGAGCTGGGCAGCGACAGGATCACGAACATCGTCATTCTTGGAGCGGTGGTCGAGTCCAGCGGCATAGTG
- the vorB gene encoding 3-methyl-2-oxobutanoate dehydrogenase subunit VorB, with amino-acid sequence MGRVLMKGTEAIAEAAIQAGCNYFFGYPITPQNEIPEYMSAHLPEVGGVYVQAESEVASINMVMGGGSTGYRVMTSSSSPGISLMSEGISYIAGCEIPAVIVNVMRAGPGLGGILPAQADYLQSTKGGGNGDYNMIVLAPSTLQECVDLTQMAFDLAQKYRNPVMVAADGFMGQMMEAVEIKPSPTKDQPADSSWALGFMGERGGKRSHLHSLFLSPESLEEHNIRLQKKFSEIRKNEQRCETYMLEDAKIVIAAYGTTARISRSAVNNLRAEGIKVGMIRPITIWPYPYETFKQIPATVEHILVAEMNAGQMVDDVKIATNCKYPVSFYGRTGGFAPSVKEIEDECRRILGL; translated from the coding sequence ATGGGACGAGTTTTGATGAAGGGAACCGAGGCGATAGCGGAGGCCGCCATACAGGCCGGATGCAACTACTTCTTCGGTTATCCCATAACTCCGCAGAATGAGATTCCCGAGTACATGTCCGCGCATCTTCCGGAGGTGGGCGGGGTGTACGTCCAGGCGGAGAGCGAGGTCGCTTCGATCAACATGGTGATGGGCGGAGGATCGACCGGCTACAGGGTCATGACCTCATCGTCGAGCCCCGGCATCTCCCTCATGTCCGAGGGTATCTCTTATATCGCTGGCTGCGAGATACCGGCGGTGATAGTCAACGTCATGCGCGCGGGTCCGGGGCTTGGCGGAATTCTGCCGGCCCAGGCGGACTATCTTCAGTCGACAAAAGGTGGGGGGAACGGCGACTACAACATGATCGTCCTCGCACCGAGCACCCTGCAGGAGTGCGTGGACCTGACGCAGATGGCGTTCGACCTGGCCCAGAAGTACCGCAATCCGGTAATGGTCGCGGCCGACGGGTTCATGGGGCAGATGATGGAGGCGGTCGAGATAAAGCCGAGTCCGACAAAGGATCAGCCGGCCGACAGCTCCTGGGCCCTCGGCTTCATGGGTGAAAGAGGAGGGAAGCGCAGCCATCTGCACAGCCTGTTCCTCTCGCCGGAGTCGCTCGAGGAGCACAATATAAGGCTGCAGAAGAAGTTCTCCGAGATAAGGAAGAACGAGCAGCGCTGCGAGACATACATGCTCGAGGACGCGAAGATCGTCATCGCGGCCTACGGCACGACGGCCAGGATCTCCAGGTCGGCGGTCAACAACCTGAGGGCCGAGGGGATCAAGGTGGGCATGATCCGCCCGATCACGATATGGCCGTATCCGTACGAGACCTTCAAGCAGATCCCCGCCACCGTGGAGCATATACTTGTGGCCGAGATGAACGCCGGCCAGATGGTTGACGATGTAAAGATAGCGACTAACTGCAAGTATCCGGTCTCCTTCTACGGCCGCACGGGTGGATTCGCCCCCTCGGTCAAGGAGATCGAGGACGAATGCCGCCGGATTCTCGGCCTGTAA